In a genomic window of Chrysemys picta bellii isolate R12L10 chromosome 1, ASM1138683v2, whole genome shotgun sequence:
- the LOC135974145 gene encoding uncharacterized protein LOC135974145 has product MQSSPAVMAVQSGNRKRAPAWTDREVLDLIAVWGDESVLSELRSKRRNAKIYEKISKDMAERGYSRDATQCRVKIKELRQGYQKTKEANGRSGSHPQTSRFYEALHSILGAAATTTPPVTVDSEDGILSTAGSSDMLGDGEDEEGDEEGEAVGSSHNADFPDSQDLFITLTEIPYEASPAITPDTESGEGSATPSATVSQPSLESHSQRLARIRRRKKRTREDMFSELMASSQAQAAQQTQWRENLTRMHQANMDREERWRQEDQQATQTLLGLLREQTDTLRRLVDVLQERRQEDRAPLQSISNRPPPPPSPIPTSPKVQRRRGGRVPANSHSTPAESSSSRRLSFPKI; this is encoded by the exons atgcagagctctccagcagtgatggccgtgcagtctgggaatagaaagagagccccagcatggactgatcgtgaagtcttggatctcatcgctgtgtggggcgatgagtccgtgctttccgagctgcgatccaaaagaaggaatgcaaagatctacgagaagatctctaaagacatggcagagagaggatacagccgggatgcaacgcagtgccgcgtgaaaatcaaggagctgagacaaggctaccagaagaccaaagaggcaaacggacgctccggatcccatccccagacatcccgtttctacgaggcactgcattccatcctcggtgctgccgccaccactaccccaccagtgaccgtggactctgaggatgggatactgtccacggccggttcctcagacatgttaggggacggggaagatgaggaaggagatgaggagggcgaggcagttggcagctctcacaacgctgatttccccgacagccaggatctcttcatcacccttacagagatcccctacgaagcgtccccagccattaccccggacacagaatctggtgaaggatcagcca ccccgtctgcgactgtctcacaacctagcctggaatcacactcccagaggctagcgcggattaggcgtaggaagaagaggacacgggaggacatgttctctgagcttatggcctcttcccaagcccaggcagcacagcagacccagtggcgggagaacttgacccgaatgcaccaagccaacatggatcgggaggagaggtggcggcaggaagaccagcaggcgactcaaacgctgcttggactactgagggagcaaacggacacgctccggcgccttgtggatgttctgcaggaacggaggcaggaggacagagccccgctgcagtccatctctaaccgccctcccccgccaccaagtcccatacccacctcacccaaagtgcaaagaaggagaggcggcagagtccctgctaactctcactccacccctgcagagagctctagtagcagaaggctctcatttcccaaaatttga